The following coding sequences are from one Gossypium raimondii isolate GPD5lz chromosome 4, ASM2569854v1, whole genome shotgun sequence window:
- the LOC105779795 gene encoding PHD finger protein ALFIN-LIKE 1 has protein sequence MASSARTVEEIFKDYTARRTAILRALTLDVDHFYGLCGPDRENLCLYGHPNESWEVSLPAEEVPAELPEPALGINFARDGMNRKDWLSLVAVHSDSWLISLAFYLAARLNRNERKRLFSMMNDLPTVFEVVTERKPVKDKPSIESGSKSQGSTKRSSDGQVKSNPKIADADYKDNEDEHGETLCGSCGGNYNADEFWIGCDVCERWFHGKCVKITPAKAESIKQYKCPSCSMRSGRH, from the exons ATGGCTTCCTCTGCTCGAACCGTTGAGGAAATCTTCAAAGATTACACTGCTCGAAGAACCGCCATCCTTCGTGCTTTAACTTTGG ATGTAGATCACTTTTATGGACTCTGTGGTCCAG ATAGAGAGAATTTATGCCTTTATGGGCATCCGAATGAAAGCTGGGAAGTTAGTCTGCCAGCAGAAGAAGTTCCAGCAGAGCTTCCTGAGCCCGCCCTTGGTATCAATTTCGCTAGAGATGGAATGAACCGTAAAGATTGGTTGTCCTTGGTTGCTGTCCATAGTGATTCCTGGTTGATTTCCCTCGCTTTCTATCTTGCTGCTCGTCTTAACCGTAATGAAAG GAAACGTCTATTTAGTATGATGAACGATCTGCCTACAGTCTTTGAGGTTGTAACTGAAAGGAAACCTGTTAAAGATAAACCAAGTATAGAGAGTGGGAGCAAATCTCAGGGCAGCACTAAG AGATCGAGTGATGGACAAGTGAAAAGCAATCCTAAGATTGCTGATGCGGATTACAAGGACAATGAAGATGAACACGGAGAAACACTATGCGGTAGCTGCGGTGGAAATTACAATGCGGATGAGTTTTGGATTGGGTGTGATGTTTGTGAGAGGTGGTTCCATGgaaaatgtgttaaaataacACCAGCTAAAGCTGAGAGCATTAAGCAGTATAAATGTCCATCTTGCAGCATGAGGAGCGGCAGGCACTGA